A window from Roseburia sp. 499 encodes these proteins:
- a CDS encoding aminopeptidase, protein MERKNAWEKYPEGKREEVFAFAEGYKKFISDCKTERECVTELVAQAKSAGFENLDEIIASGKTLKTGDKVYAENMGKMLALFVIGKQPLEKGMNILGAHIDSPRLDLKQNPLYEDTDMALLDTHYYGGVKKYQWVTLPLALHGVVVKKDGTVINVSIGEKEEDPVFGISDLLVHLAGEQMEKKAAKVIEGEQLDVLVGSIPFLSEKEEEKTKDAVKANVLNILKEQYNIEEDDFLSAEIEVVPAGKARDYGFDRSMIMGYGHDDRVCAYPSFVATLEVGTCEKTSVCLLVDKEEIGSVGATGMQSKFFSYAVAEILEAMGGYSQIAFNRAMSNSKVLSSDVSAAYDPLYASVMEKKNAAYFGKGLVFNKYTGSRGKGGSNDANPEYIAELRRIMDENNVAFQTSELGKVDQGGGGTIAYILANYNMSVIDSGVAVLNMHAPWEIISKVDIYEAKRGYAAFLKEA, encoded by the coding sequence ATGGAAAGAAAGAATGCATGGGAAAAATATCCGGAAGGAAAAAGAGAAGAAGTATTTGCTTTTGCAGAAGGATATAAGAAGTTTATCTCCGATTGCAAGACAGAAAGAGAATGTGTTACTGAATTGGTAGCTCAGGCAAAGTCAGCTGGATTTGAGAATCTTGATGAGATCATTGCATCCGGGAAGACCTTGAAGACCGGAGATAAAGTATATGCAGAAAATATGGGAAAGATGTTGGCACTTTTTGTGATTGGTAAGCAGCCATTAGAAAAGGGAATGAATATTCTTGGAGCACATATCGATTCCCCGAGATTAGATTTAAAACAGAATCCATTATATGAAGACACCGATATGGCGTTATTAGATACTCACTATTATGGTGGTGTAAAGAAATACCAGTGGGTAACACTCCCGTTGGCACTTCATGGTGTTGTAGTAAAAAAAGACGGAACAGTAATCAATGTAAGCATTGGTGAAAAGGAAGAAGATCCGGTATTTGGTATTAGTGATTTGCTTGTTCATCTTGCAGGCGAGCAGATGGAGAAAAAGGCTGCCAAGGTTATCGAGGGAGAGCAGCTTGATGTATTGGTCGGAAGTATTCCGTTTTTAAGTGAAAAGGAAGAGGAAAAGACAAAAGATGCTGTAAAAGCAAATGTGTTAAACATTTTAAAAGAGCAATATAATATAGAAGAAGACGATTTCCTGTCAGCAGAAATTGAGGTAGTACCGGCTGGAAAAGCAAGAGATTATGGATTTGACCGTAGCATGATTATGGGATATGGTCATGATGATAGAGTATGTGCTTACCCATCTTTTGTGGCGACACTGGAAGTAGGAACCTGTGAAAAGACAAGCGTGTGTCTCTTAGTAGACAAGGAAGAGATTGGAAGCGTAGGAGCGACCGGTATGCAGTCTAAGTTCTTCTCTTATGCAGTAGCAGAAATCTTAGAGGCAATGGGTGGTTACAGTCAGATTGCATTTAATCGTGCAATGAGCAATTCCAAAGTACTTTCTTCAGATGTAAGTGCCGCATACGATCCTTTGTATGCTTCTGTTATGGAGAAAAAGAATGCAGCTTACTTTGGAAAAGGACTGGTATTTAATAAATATACCGGCTCCAGAGGAAAAGGTGGTTCCAATGACGCTAATCCGGAATATATAGCAGAATTACGGAGAATCATGGATGAAAACAATGTAGCATTCCAGACCTCTGAACTGGGAAAAGTAGATCAGGGTGGCGGTGGAACAATCGCTTATATTTTGGCAAACTATAATATGTCAGTTATTGACAGTGGTGTAGCAGTATTGAACATGCATGCTCCATGGGAAATCATTAGTAAAGTAGATATATATGAAGCAAAACGCGGTTACGCGGCATTTTTGAAAGAGGCATAA
- the murB gene encoding UDP-N-acetylmuramate dehydrogenase — translation MNPTFLETLQKILEKEQYKINEPMSSHITFRVGGNADCYIKPSIKQLPQVLKLCRQFEVPCMIIGNGSNLLVGDKGVRGVVIEMGKYADEVAIEGNKVTAEAGAMLAAVAKQAARAGLSGMEFASGIPGTIGGAVVMNAGAYGGEMKDIITSVTVLTKDGEQKQLSLEELELSYRHSCIPENDYIVLKAELQLFSEAKEKIESRMEELKTQRVAKQPLEYPSAGSTFKRPEGYFAGKLIEDAGLRGFQVGGAQVSEKHCGFVINKDHATAAEIDNLIKEVQDRVEREFGVRLETEVKYIGEF, via the coding sequence GTGAATCCGACATTTTTAGAAACGTTACAGAAAATATTGGAAAAAGAACAATACAAAATCAATGAACCAATGAGCAGTCACATTACCTTCCGGGTGGGAGGTAATGCTGACTGCTATATAAAGCCGTCTATAAAGCAACTTCCACAGGTGCTGAAATTATGTCGACAGTTTGAAGTGCCATGCATGATTATTGGAAATGGCAGCAATCTGTTGGTAGGCGATAAGGGGGTTCGTGGTGTTGTAATTGAAATGGGAAAGTATGCAGATGAAGTTGCAATAGAAGGAAACAAAGTGACTGCAGAGGCAGGAGCTATGTTGGCAGCAGTAGCTAAGCAGGCAGCAAGAGCAGGACTTTCCGGAATGGAATTCGCATCTGGGATTCCGGGAACCATAGGCGGAGCAGTTGTAATGAATGCGGGTGCTTATGGTGGAGAAATGAAGGATATCATAACTTCAGTTACGGTGCTTACCAAAGATGGAGAACAGAAACAGCTTTCCTTAGAAGAATTAGAGCTGTCTTATCGGCATAGTTGTATTCCGGAAAATGATTACATCGTTCTAAAAGCAGAGTTACAGCTTTTTTCAGAAGCGAAAGAGAAAATAGAATCCAGAATGGAAGAATTGAAGACTCAGCGTGTTGCCAAACAACCTCTGGAATACCCTAGTGCAGGAAGCACTTTTAAACGACCGGAAGGATATTTTGCAGGAAAACTGATTGAAGATGCCGGATTGCGGGGATTTCAGGTGGGCGGAGCCCAGGTGTCAGAAAAGCATTGCGGATTTGTCATTAATAAGGACCACGCAACAGCAGCAGAGATTGATAATCTAATTAAAGAAGTGCAGGATAGAGTGGAACGAGAATTTGGTGTAAGACTGGAAACGGAAGTAAAGTACATCGGTGAGTTTTAG
- the rapZ gene encoding RNase adapter RapZ: MKFVILTGMSGAGKSTALKMLEDMGYFCVDNLPIALIEKFAELASMPSSETQKVAVGIDIRSGQRLEGLQDVLEHLREKGKQFQILYMDSTDEVLVKRYKETRRTHPLSGGERVDKGIAEERVRMEFLKKQADYILDTSNMLTRELKAELEKIFVQEQSYKNLFITIVSFGFKYGIPTDSDLVFDVRFLPNPYYVEGLRPKTGNDREIQEFVMKYKEANEFLDKLEDMLRFLIPNYISEGKTQLVISIGCTGGKHRSVTLANELYHRLENEKEFGIKIEHRDIQKDAMRRN; the protein is encoded by the coding sequence GTGAAGTTTGTGATTTTGACGGGAATGTCCGGGGCTGGGAAAAGTACCGCGTTGAAGATGCTGGAGGATATGGGATATTTTTGCGTAGACAATCTTCCTATTGCATTAATTGAGAAGTTTGCAGAACTTGCTAGTATGCCGAGTTCAGAAACACAGAAAGTAGCAGTTGGAATTGATATTAGAAGTGGTCAGCGTCTAGAAGGCTTGCAGGATGTTTTGGAACATCTGCGCGAAAAGGGAAAGCAATTTCAGATTCTTTATATGGATTCTACGGATGAAGTGTTGGTAAAACGTTATAAGGAGACAAGAAGAACACACCCATTGTCTGGCGGTGAACGGGTAGATAAGGGAATTGCCGAAGAACGTGTCCGCATGGAGTTTTTGAAAAAACAGGCGGATTACATTCTGGATACCAGTAATATGCTCACCAGAGAATTAAAAGCGGAGCTGGAGAAAATCTTCGTACAGGAGCAGAGTTATAAGAATCTTTTTATTACAATTGTTTCTTTTGGGTTCAAGTATGGAATTCCTACGGACTCTGATTTAGTATTTGACGTACGTTTTTTACCAAATCCTTATTATGTAGAAGGACTTCGGCCCAAAACCGGAAATGACAGAGAAATACAAGAATTTGTAATGAAGTATAAAGAAGCCAATGAATTTCTGGATAAGCTGGAGGATATGCTGAGATTTTTGATTCCGAACTATATTTCAGAAGGAAAGACGCAGTTAGTTATCAGCATTGGATGTACCGGAGGAAAACATCGTTCTGTAACGTTAGCGAATGAACTGTATCACAGACTGGAAAATGAAAAAGAATTTGGAATTAAGATTGAACACAGAGATATACAAAAGGATGCAATGAGGAGGAATTGA
- the whiA gene encoding DNA-binding protein WhiA — MSFSGEVKEELSRQFQKSRHCQIAEIAAILGFEGRLEEESVLRVYTENLSLARKYFMLMKKTFHAEVKIAVRQSGYLPKSRIFVISLTNPKEVKKVLQAVKWQDENGKDSRGEELVHRLLVQNSCCRRAFIRGAFLSAGSMSDPEKSYHFEIVCTTEAKATQLMEIINSFDIDAKTVQRKKNYVVYVKEGAQIVDMLNIMEAHVALMNLENVRILKEMRNSVNRQVNCETANINKTVNAAVKQIEDINYIRDTVGLESLPENLQAIAEVRLKYPEAALKELGTFLEPAVGKSGVNHRLRKLCEIAEEMREKAKG; from the coding sequence ATGTCTTTTTCCGGGGAAGTAAAAGAGGAATTGTCACGTCAATTTCAAAAGAGCAGACATTGCCAGATTGCAGAAATAGCAGCTATTCTTGGGTTTGAAGGAAGGTTGGAAGAAGAATCCGTATTGCGGGTTTATACAGAAAATCTGTCATTGGCAAGAAAATATTTTATGTTGATGAAGAAGACTTTTCATGCAGAGGTAAAGATTGCAGTAAGACAAAGTGGCTATCTTCCAAAAAGTCGTATTTTTGTGATTTCACTGACAAATCCTAAGGAAGTGAAAAAGGTACTTCAGGCTGTAAAGTGGCAGGATGAGAATGGAAAAGATAGTCGGGGGGAAGAATTGGTGCATCGTCTACTGGTGCAGAATAGCTGTTGTCGTAGAGCATTTATTCGAGGAGCATTTTTAAGTGCAGGTTCTATGAGTGACCCGGAGAAGTCGTATCATTTTGAAATTGTATGTACTACAGAAGCGAAGGCAACACAGTTGATGGAAATTATCAACAGTTTTGATATAGATGCTAAAACCGTACAGAGAAAAAAGAATTATGTTGTGTATGTAAAAGAAGGTGCCCAGATTGTAGATATGCTAAATATTATGGAAGCACATGTGGCACTGATGAATTTGGAGAATGTGCGTATTTTAAAGGAAATGCGTAATTCGGTTAACCGTCAGGTGAATTGTGAGACAGCCAATATAAATAAGACGGTAAATGCGGCTGTAAAGCAGATAGAGGATATCAATTATATTCGAGACACCGTAGGATTGGAAAGTTTGCCGGAAAATCTTCAGGCGATTGCAGAAGTGAGATTAAAATATCCGGAAGCGGCATTAAAAGAACTTGGAACTTTTTTGGAACCGGCAGTGGGGAAGTCGGGTGTGAATCACCGACTGCGTAAGCTATGTGAGATTGCAGAAGAGATGAGAGAAAAAGCAAAGGGATAA
- a CDS encoding diacylglycerol/lipid kinase family protein — MKKKKLLFVLNPFSGKGQIKNKLLDIVDIFVKGGYQVTVHTTQCPQDAMKLVEEKAGKYDMVVCSGGDGTLDETVTGMMRREKRIPIGYIPAGSTNDFAGSLKIPKRMEKAAEVAVKGVPFSCDIGSFNGDYFVYIAAFGAFTDVSYATSQELKNRIGHAAYILEGLKRLPSLQSYHMRVEYEDRVIEDDFIYGMVSNSTSAGGFKNITGKDVKLDDGMFEVTLIRMPKNPLELNAIIGSLTSKKENKENTDLIYSFKSDKLKFISEIEIPWTLDGEYGGSHREVEVQNEQGAVQIMVKADAKFLPQSAKEESIGQIV; from the coding sequence ATGAAAAAGAAGAAGCTTTTATTTGTATTAAATCCTTTTTCGGGAAAAGGACAGATTAAGAACAAATTGTTGGATATTGTGGATATTTTTGTAAAAGGTGGCTATCAGGTTACGGTTCACACAACACAATGTCCACAGGATGCTATGAAACTGGTAGAAGAGAAAGCTGGAAAATATGACATGGTTGTGTGCAGCGGTGGCGATGGAACCTTAGATGAAACTGTAACCGGAATGATGCGCAGAGAGAAAAGAATTCCGATTGGTTATATCCCGGCTGGAAGCACCAATGATTTCGCAGGTTCTTTGAAAATACCAAAAAGGATGGAGAAAGCAGCCGAGGTAGCTGTCAAAGGAGTTCCGTTTTCTTGTGATATTGGAAGTTTTAATGGAGATTATTTTGTATACATAGCAGCTTTTGGCGCATTTACAGATGTATCTTATGCAACGAGCCAGGAACTTAAAAATCGTATTGGTCATGCAGCGTATATTCTGGAAGGATTGAAACGCTTACCTTCCCTACAGTCTTATCACATGAGGGTTGAATATGAAGACCGGGTCATTGAGGATGATTTTATTTATGGAATGGTAAGTAATTCTACTTCTGCCGGAGGATTTAAGAATATTACAGGGAAAGATGTAAAACTAGATGATGGAATGTTTGAGGTAACGCTGATTCGTATGCCGAAGAATCCGCTGGAATTGAATGCGATTATCGGAAGTCTTACCAGTAAGAAAGAAAATAAAGAGAATACAGATCTTATTTATAGTTTTAAGTCAGATAAACTGAAATTTATTTCTGAGATAGAAATACCATGGACATTGGATGGCGAATACGGTGGAAGTCATAGAGAAGTGGAAGTTCAGAACGAACAAGGAGCAGTCCAAATTATGGTAAAGGCCGATGCGAAATTTCTTCCGCAAAGCGCAAAAGAAGAAAGTATTGGACAAATTGTCTAA
- the fba gene encoding class II fructose-1,6-bisphosphate aldolase yields MLVSAAEMLKKAKAGHYAVGQFNINNLEWTKSILLTAQELKSPVILGVSEGAGKYMTGYKTVVGMVKGMMEELNITVPVALHLDHGSYEGCLKCVEAGFSSIMFDGSHYAIDENVAKTTELVKIAHEKGMSIEAEVGSIGGEEDGVVGAGECADPNECKAIADLGVDMLAAGIGNIHGKYPENWAGLSFETLDAVQQKTGDMPLVLHGGTGIPEDMIKKAISLGVAKINVNTECQLAFADATRKYIEAGKDLEGKGFDPRKLLAPGAEAIKATVKEKMELFGSVGKAE; encoded by the coding sequence ATGTTAGTATCAGCAGCAGAAATGTTAAAGAAAGCAAAAGCTGGCCATTATGCAGTAGGTCAGTTCAACATCAACAATTTAGAGTGGACAAAGTCTATCTTACTTACCGCACAGGAATTAAAGTCCCCAGTTATTTTAGGTGTATCTGAAGGTGCTGGAAAATATATGACAGGATATAAGACTGTTGTAGGTATGGTAAAAGGAATGATGGAAGAATTAAACATCACTGTACCAGTAGCACTTCACTTAGATCATGGTAGCTACGAAGGATGTTTGAAATGTGTAGAAGCAGGATTCTCTTCTATCATGTTTGATGGTTCTCATTATGCAATTGATGAAAATGTTGCAAAGACAACTGAATTGGTTAAGATTGCACATGAAAAAGGAATGTCTATCGAAGCAGAAGTAGGTTCTATCGGTGGAGAAGAAGATGGTGTTGTAGGAGCAGGAGAATGTGCTGATCCAAACGAATGTAAAGCAATCGCTGATCTTGGTGTAGATATGCTTGCAGCAGGTATTGGTAACATTCATGGTAAATATCCTGAAAACTGGGCTGGATTAAGCTTTGAAACATTAGATGCAGTTCAGCAGAAGACTGGAGATATGCCATTAGTACTTCATGGTGGTACAGGTATTCCAGAAGACATGATTAAGAAAGCAATTTCTTTAGGTGTAGCTAAAATCAACGTTAACACAGAATGCCAGTTAGCTTTCGCAGATGCTACCAGAAAATACATCGAAGCTGGAAAAGACTTAGAAGGAAAAGGATTTGACCCACGTAAGTTATTAGCTCCAGGTGCAGAAGCAATCAAAGCAACTGTAAAGGAAAAAATGGAACTGTTCGGTTCTGTAGGAAAAGCAGAATAA
- a CDS encoding glutamine synthetase III family protein, whose product MSEFLDVAEIFGENVFNDTVMQERLPKKTYKKLKEVIEEGKELDLETADVVAHEMKEWAIEKGATHYTHWFQPLTGVTAEKHDSFITAPMPNGKVLMSFSGKELIKGEPDASSFPSGGLRATFEARGYTAWDCTSPAFVRQDAAGATLCIPTAFCSYTGEALDQKTPLLRSMEAINEQSLRLLRLFGNTTSKRVTPSVGPEQEYFLVDREKYLKRKDLIFTGRTLFGAMPPKGQEMEDHYFGAIRERIAAYMKDVNKELWKLGVSAKTQHNEVAPAQHELAPIYAEANIAVDHNQLVMETLKKVAGRHGLTCLLHEKPFAGVNGSGKHNNWSITTDDGINLLDPGKTPHDNIQFLLVLTCILKAVDKHADLLRESAADVGNDHRLGANEAPPAIISIFLGEQLQDVLSQLISTGEATRSLKGEVLQTGVKTLPDFMKDATDRNRTSPFAFTGNKFEFRMVGSNDSIAAPNVVLNTIVAEAFSDACDILEKADDFDMAVHDLIKEQATEHQRIVFNGNGYSDEWVAEAEKRGLPNIKSMVDAIPALTTDKAVAVFEKFGVFTKAELESRVEIQYENYAKAINIEARTMIDMAGKQIIPSVIKYTTSLANSINAVKAASDADVSVQTELLTETSDLLSETKVALAKLMEATDKAVAMEEGREQAVCYRDEVKTAMDALRAPVDKLEMIVDKEMWPMPSYGDLIFEV is encoded by the coding sequence ATGAGTGAATTTTTGGATGTAGCAGAAATTTTTGGCGAAAATGTATTTAACGATACTGTTATGCAGGAACGTTTGCCAAAGAAAACCTACAAGAAGTTAAAAGAAGTAATCGAAGAAGGAAAGGAATTAGATCTTGAAACCGCAGATGTAGTTGCACATGAGATGAAAGAATGGGCAATTGAGAAAGGCGCTACTCACTATACTCACTGGTTTCAGCCACTGACCGGTGTGACTGCTGAAAAGCATGACTCCTTTATCACAGCTCCAATGCCAAACGGAAAAGTATTGATGAGCTTCTCCGGAAAAGAGTTAATTAAAGGAGAACCGGATGCATCTTCTTTCCCATCCGGAGGTTTAAGAGCAACTTTTGAAGCTAGAGGATATACAGCGTGGGATTGTACTTCACCAGCATTCGTAAGACAGGATGCAGCAGGAGCAACACTTTGTATTCCAACTGCTTTCTGTTCTTATACAGGAGAAGCACTTGACCAGAAGACACCATTGCTTCGTTCTATGGAAGCAATCAATGAGCAGTCCTTACGTCTGTTGAGATTATTTGGAAACACAACTTCTAAGAGAGTTACCCCATCTGTTGGACCGGAACAGGAATATTTCCTGGTAGACAGAGAGAAGTATTTAAAGAGAAAAGACTTGATTTTCACTGGACGTACTCTTTTCGGAGCAATGCCTCCAAAAGGACAGGAAATGGAAGATCATTACTTTGGAGCAATCCGTGAGCGTATTGCTGCATACATGAAGGATGTTAACAAAGAGTTATGGAAACTGGGTGTAAGTGCTAAGACACAGCATAATGAAGTTGCTCCGGCACAGCATGAGTTAGCTCCAATTTATGCAGAAGCAAATATTGCAGTAGACCACAACCAGTTAGTAATGGAAACATTAAAGAAAGTAGCAGGACGTCATGGATTAACTTGTCTGCTTCATGAGAAACCATTCGCAGGTGTAAATGGTTCCGGTAAGCACAATAACTGGTCTATTACAACAGATGATGGAATCAATCTGTTAGACCCAGGTAAGACACCACATGACAATATCCAGTTCTTATTAGTACTGACATGTATCTTAAAGGCTGTTGATAAGCATGCAGACTTACTTCGTGAATCCGCAGCAGATGTTGGAAATGATCACAGATTAGGAGCAAATGAAGCACCGCCAGCAATTATTTCTATATTCCTTGGAGAACAGTTGCAGGATGTATTATCTCAGTTAATCAGCACTGGTGAAGCAACCAGAAGCTTGAAGGGTGAAGTTCTTCAGACAGGTGTTAAGACATTACCAGACTTCATGAAAGATGCAACAGATCGTAACCGTACATCACCATTTGCTTTCACTGGAAATAAGTTTGAATTCCGTATGGTTGGTTCTAACGATTCTATCGCAGCACCAAATGTTGTATTAAATACTATTGTTGCAGAAGCATTTTCAGATGCATGCGATATTCTGGAAAAAGCAGATGACTTCGATATGGCAGTACATGATTTGATTAAAGAGCAGGCTACAGAGCATCAGAGAATCGTATTTAACGGAAACGGTTATTCTGATGAGTGGGTTGCAGAAGCAGAAAAACGTGGACTTCCAAACATCAAGTCTATGGTAGATGCAATTCCTGCATTAACTACAGATAAGGCAGTTGCAGTATTTGAAAAATTTGGCGTATTTACAAAAGCAGAATTAGAGTCTAGAGTAGAGATTCAGTACGAGAACTATGCAAAAGCAATTAACATTGAAGCACGTACTATGATCGATATGGCAGGAAAGCAGATTATTCCATCTGTTATCAAATATACAACTAGCCTTGCAAATTCTATCAACGCAGTTAAAGCAGCAAGCGATGCAGACGTAAGTGTTCAGACTGAATTGTTGACAGAGACATCTGATTTATTATCTGAAACTAAGGTTGCACTTGCAAAATTGATGGAAGCTACTGATAAGGCAGTTGCAATGGAAGAAGGCAGAGAACAGGCTGTATGCTACAGAGATGAAGTTAAGACAGCAATGGATGCATTGAGAGCCCCTGTTGACAAACTGGAAATGATTGTTGATAAAGAAATGTGGCCAATGCCATCTTATGGAGATTTAATCTTCGAAGTATAA
- a CDS encoding ammonium transporter, producing the protein MTEEAIVSLISEHTFGIWFLIGAALVFWMQAGFAMVEAGFTRAKNSGNILMKNLMDFCIGTVVFILIGFSLLLGEDLAGFIGKPGFDIFSAYADFDFSNFVFNLVFCATTATIVSGAMAERTKFLSYCIYSGVISALIYPIEAHWIWGGGWLAELGFHDFAGSCAIHMVGGVSALIGAKILGPRIGKFTKDKNGKVTKVNAFPGHNLPLGALGCFILWFGWYGFNGAACTSIPQLGSVFLTTTIAPAIATVVCMVFTWVRYGKPDVSMCLNASLAGLVAITAPCDVTDALGAVIIGAVAGVLVVFGVWLLDYKLHIDDPVGAVAVHMMNGIWGTIAVGLFATTSAPGNDSVKGLFYGGGFEQLGIQLLGVVSVVAWTAVTITIVFLVIKATVGLRVTEEEEIVGLDAMEHGLASAYSGFSIMDVSNTMTMDVNENTNLGTAAYEEASDVQKNAAVKVVSAVPKDATGMYKVVIIAKLSRYDKLRKAMNELGVTGMTVTQVMGCGIQRGAGEKYRGVEMDATLLPKVKVEVIVGNIPVDKVIETAKKTLYTGHIGDGKIFVYDVAKVVKVRTGEEDMQALLDVE; encoded by the coding sequence ATGACAGAAGAAGCAATTGTAAGTTTAATTAGTGAACATACCTTTGGTATTTGGTTTTTAATTGGTGCCGCACTGGTATTCTGGATGCAGGCAGGTTTTGCAATGGTAGAGGCAGGTTTCACCAGAGCAAAGAACTCAGGTAATATTTTAATGAAGAACCTAATGGACTTTTGTATTGGTACCGTAGTATTCATTTTAATTGGTTTTTCCCTTTTATTAGGTGAAGATTTAGCAGGATTCATCGGAAAACCGGGATTTGATATTTTTTCAGCTTATGCAGATTTTGATTTTTCAAATTTTGTATTTAACTTGGTATTCTGTGCAACCACAGCAACAATTGTATCAGGAGCTATGGCTGAAAGAACAAAGTTCTTATCTTATTGTATTTATTCCGGAGTGATTTCCGCGTTGATTTATCCGATTGAAGCACATTGGATTTGGGGCGGTGGCTGGTTAGCAGAATTAGGCTTCCACGATTTTGCGGGTTCCTGTGCAATTCATATGGTAGGTGGTGTTTCTGCACTTATCGGTGCTAAGATTCTTGGACCTCGTATTGGCAAATTTACAAAAGACAAGAATGGAAAAGTTACAAAAGTAAATGCATTCCCAGGACATAATCTTCCACTTGGAGCTTTAGGATGCTTTATTCTGTGGTTTGGATGGTATGGATTCAATGGTGCTGCTTGTACTAGCATTCCACAGTTAGGATCTGTATTCCTAACAACAACCATTGCGCCAGCAATTGCAACTGTAGTATGTATGGTTTTCACATGGGTAAGATATGGTAAGCCGGATGTTTCTATGTGTTTGAATGCGTCATTAGCTGGTCTGGTAGCAATTACAGCTCCTTGTGATGTGACAGATGCATTAGGCGCAGTAATTATTGGTGCTGTAGCAGGTGTGTTAGTAGTGTTTGGCGTATGGTTATTAGATTATAAATTACATATTGATGACCCAGTAGGTGCCGTAGCAGTTCATATGATGAATGGTATCTGGGGAACAATTGCAGTTGGATTATTTGCAACTACATCTGCTCCGGGAAATGATAGTGTAAAAGGATTATTCTATGGCGGTGGATTCGAACAGTTGGGAATTCAGTTGTTAGGTGTTGTATCAGTGGTAGCTTGGACTGCAGTTACAATTACCATTGTGTTCTTAGTGATTAAAGCAACAGTAGGATTACGTGTTACCGAAGAAGAGGAAATCGTTGGTCTGGATGCTATGGAACATGGATTGGCATCTGCATACTCCGGATTCAGTATCATGGATGTTTCTAATACTATGACAATGGATGTAAATGAAAACACCAATCTTGGTACTGCTGCATATGAAGAAGCTTCGGATGTTCAGAAGAATGCTGCTGTCAAAGTGGTTTCTGCTGTACCAAAGGATGCAACTGGTATGTACAAGGTTGTTATTATTGCTAAGTTATCACGTTACGATAAGCTGAGAAAGGCAATGAACGAATTAGGTGTAACAGGTATGACAGTAACTCAGGTTATGGGTTGTGGTATCCAGAGAGGTGCAGGCGAGAAATATCGTGGCGTTGAAATGGATGCAACCTTATTGCCAAAGGTTAAGGTTGAAGTTATTGTAGGTAATATTCCGGTAGATAAGGTAATTGAGACTGCTAAGAAGACTCTTTATACTGGACATATCGGTGATGGTAAGATTTTTGTATACGATGTTGCAAAAGTTGTTAAGGTTCGTACCGGTGAAGAAGATATGCAGGCTTTACTGGATGTGGAATAG